A section of the Chloroflexaceae bacterium genome encodes:
- the atpE gene encoding ATP synthase F0 subunit C: protein MEGLNLIATALAIGLAAIGPGIGIGIIVAGALQAMGRNPEMENTLITYMFIGIAFTEALAIFGLVISFMIAFGVIQ from the coding sequence ATGGAAGGCTTGAATCTCATCGCCACCGCGCTCGCCATCGGCCTGGCAGCCATCGGCCCCGGCATCGGCATCGGCATTATTGTGGCAGGCGCCCTGCAGGCGATGGGCCGCAATCCCGAAATGGAAAATACGCTCATCACTTACATGTTCATCGGAATCGCCTTTACCGAGGCGCTCGCGATTTTCGGTCTGGTGATCTCCTTTATGATCGCCTTTGGCGTTATCCAGTGA
- the atpB gene encoding F0F1 ATP synthase subunit A: protein MSGRMRFLVIAIVLLAVAVASRFFLFSGDPHVEVAAEKLFSIGGFKVTNALFTALVVDIILVVLAWLATRNMQLVPRGLQNVMEIILEALYNLLKNISPKFIDRAWPLVATIFLFVLTANWLGLAPGATSIGPCMAKEHKETARLALVEEGPKAGSIALIPAAAEKHNPYTTCPEGTTLIPWLRPPSTDLNFTFALGLLSFVFFTYWGFRTLGFGGYLSKFFNLNGIMSFVGIIEFISELIKPVALALRLFGNIFAGEVLIAVLTFLVPLVLPMPIYGFELFVGFIQALVFALLTMAFLSIATTGHGDEHHGGEGGRGADASKAH from the coding sequence TTGTCCGGACGAATGCGCTTCCTTGTCATTGCCATCGTACTGCTCGCCGTGGCGGTGGCGAGCCGCTTCTTTCTCTTCAGCGGCGACCCGCACGTGGAAGTGGCGGCGGAGAAACTCTTCAGCATTGGCGGCTTCAAGGTCACCAATGCCCTGTTTACGGCGCTGGTGGTGGACATCATCCTGGTGGTGCTGGCCTGGCTGGCGACGCGCAATATGCAACTGGTGCCCCGCGGCCTGCAGAATGTGATGGAGATCATTCTTGAGGCCCTCTACAATCTCCTCAAGAATATCAGCCCGAAATTCATTGATCGCGCCTGGCCCCTGGTAGCCACCATCTTCCTCTTCGTGCTCACCGCGAACTGGCTCGGCCTGGCGCCCGGAGCCACGTCAATCGGGCCGTGCATGGCCAAGGAGCATAAGGAAACGGCGCGCCTGGCCCTGGTCGAGGAGGGGCCAAAAGCCGGCTCGATCGCCCTCATCCCCGCGGCCGCCGAAAAGCATAATCCCTACACCACCTGCCCCGAAGGCACAACGCTGATACCCTGGCTGCGCCCGCCAAGCACTGATTTGAACTTTACCTTCGCCCTGGGGTTGCTCTCGTTTGTCTTCTTCACCTACTGGGGCTTTCGCACCCTCGGCTTCGGCGGTTATCTCTCCAAGTTCTTCAATCTGAATGGCATTATGTCCTTCGTGGGCATTATTGAGTTCATTTCCGAACTGATCAAGCCTGTCGCTCTGGCTCTTCGTCTTTTCGGCAACATCTTCGCCGGCGAAGTGCTGATCGCAGTGCTAACCTTCCTGGTGCCGCTGGTGCTGCCGATGCCCATCTACGGCTTCGAACTCTTCGTGGGCTTCATCCAGGCCCTGGTCTTCGCCCTGCTCACGATGGCCTTCCTGAGCATCGCCACCACCGGCCATGGCGACGAGCATCACGGCGGCGAGGGGGGACGCGGCGCCGACGCTTCCAAGGCCCATTGA
- a CDS encoding response regulator has protein sequence MTYRLMVVAAASSALRNLPQQLGDDVAVQLFESADEALWELQEQPPEALIAEVDLPDRSGVELAEIITHFEVPTRVVLYQASEEEAAPLDEAVGVHRVLHGPLAPEELVAALQAVLQAGAAMTEHTVEVEAQRDADTVLPPPDPEPPAATIPPDPEPPADQPQPAPPEDQPRSRPEITPARVVLPPLSERHATSAPASYGRGSLAARSKAAAERAPARPAPAESASPSWRSSGGNLVVTEQNISAIRSVMSQLSQDLGAQSVMLTDRAGMVLVEVGSATNLPMMIVLPLLSTGFSTTGEVARQLREHDATSVYIHEGVNVDLYCFDVMQRFLLVLVFNKKVASSKIGAVWINAKRAIRELRDAFAR, from the coding sequence ATGACCTACCGACTGATGGTAGTGGCCGCAGCAAGCTCGGCACTACGGAACCTGCCGCAACAGTTGGGCGACGACGTTGCGGTCCAACTCTTCGAGTCCGCCGATGAGGCCCTGTGGGAACTGCAGGAACAACCGCCTGAGGCGCTGATCGCCGAGGTGGACCTGCCTGACAGGAGCGGAGTAGAACTCGCCGAAATCATAACCCATTTCGAGGTTCCAACCCGGGTGGTTCTCTACCAGGCGTCAGAGGAAGAAGCCGCGCCCCTCGATGAGGCTGTCGGTGTGCATCGCGTCCTGCACGGCCCGCTGGCGCCGGAGGAGCTTGTCGCCGCTCTGCAGGCGGTGTTGCAGGCCGGGGCCGCCATGACTGAGCACACGGTTGAGGTTGAGGCGCAACGAGATGCCGATACCGTCCTCCCTCCGCCTGATCCGGAACCTCCCGCCGCAACAATCCCGCCCGATCCGGAACCGCCAGCGGACCAACCTCAACCCGCCCCGCCGGAGGACCAGCCGCGCTCCCGGCCAGAGATCACGCCGGCCCGGGTGGTGCTGCCTCCGCTCTCTGAGCGCCACGCGACCTCCGCGCCGGCCTCGTATGGACGGGGCAGCCTGGCTGCGCGGAGCAAGGCCGCCGCGGAACGGGCGCCCGCGCGCCCCGCGCCTGCCGAAAGCGCCTCCCCGTCCTGGCGCAGCAGCGGCGGCAATCTGGTGGTGACGGAGCAAAACATCAGCGCCATTCGCTCGGTGATGAGCCAGCTCTCCCAGGATCTGGGCGCCCAGAGCGTGATGCTGACCGACCGGGCGGGCATGGTCCTGGTAGAGGTGGGCAGCGCCACGAACCTGCCGATGATGATCGTCCTGCCCCTGCTCTCTACCGGCTTTTCCACCACCGGTGAGGTGGCTCGGCAGTTGCGCGAGCATGATGCCACGAGCGTCTACATCCATGAGGGCGTCAACGTGGATCTGTACTGCTTTGACGTGATGCAGCGCTTCCTGCTGGTGCTGGTGTTCAATAAGAAGGTCGCCAGTTCCAAAATCGGCGCGGTGTGGATTAACGCCAAGCGGGCCATCCGCGAACTGCGTGACGCCTTTGCCCGTTAG
- a CDS encoding valine--tRNA ligase, with amino-acid sequence MTTDTSASAPRRPAEMAKAYEHQQVEQRLYAWWEQSGFFAPRDDAPRPPFVISIPPPNVTGELHLGHAMFVTIEDLMIRWRRMQGYKTLWVPGTDHAGIATQTQVEKLLLSEGTSRQAVGREEFLRRTWQWKEKYGGEITRQLRRLGASCDWSRERFTLDAGLSRAVHTAFKRLYDDGLIYRGTYLVNWSPALQTAVSDLEVEYEQRNVSIWYVRYPVLDAGWSGPGHPWGSGRWAEGATTWITVATTRPETILGDTAVAVAPDDERYAALVGRVAVLPALGRQIPIIADAYVDKEFGSGAVKITPAHDKNDYEVAKRHHLPMINIMNKDATINEEGGPYAGMDRFAARAALLADLEREGLLVKAEPHTMSVGISQRGGEVIEPLLSEQWFVRTRPLADLALAAVREGRTRIIPEHFEKVYFHWLENIEDWCISRQLWWGHRIPVWYMPDGSFVVPGPDEQPPAEGVQDPDVLDTWFSSGLWPFSTLGWPDDTPDMREFYPTSVMETGYDILFFWVARMMMMGCYLTGVPPFHTVYLHGLVRDEHGRKMSKSYGNVVNPLEVMDRYGTDALRYTLATSGTPGQDVNLNPQRIEGARNFANKLWNITRFVLGKLGEERELAYGLPPTDLSLADRWILSRYGRLVRDVDRLMEGYNFGEAGRQIHDFLWGEFADWYVEAAKVQLEGAPEAQRATRATLYTVLEGSLRLLHPFMPYVTEELWQYLVGDAATASHYPDAPRSIMLAAYPVNEPAPLDEAAERDWNLVQELIVAIRNVRSEFKVEAARWVTATIAGGEQAPMLRDQAPLIARLGRVQADELTIVERLENRPTQAASIVIGNVECYLPLAGLIDLEAERARLRKELEAAEADVARREAKLANDGFVARAPAQVVQREREGLEVARATLEKLRARLAEL; translated from the coding sequence ATGACGACAGACACTTCGGCCAGCGCCCCCCGGCGTCCTGCCGAGATGGCCAAAGCCTACGAACATCAGCAGGTTGAGCAGCGTCTGTATGCGTGGTGGGAGCAAAGCGGCTTCTTCGCCCCCCGCGATGATGCCCCGCGCCCGCCGTTTGTCATCTCCATACCCCCGCCAAATGTGACCGGCGAGTTGCACCTCGGCCACGCCATGTTCGTCACTATCGAGGATCTGATGATCCGCTGGCGACGCATGCAGGGCTACAAGACCCTCTGGGTCCCCGGCACCGACCATGCCGGGATCGCCACGCAGACCCAGGTGGAGAAGTTGCTGCTAAGCGAGGGGACCAGCCGCCAGGCTGTCGGGCGCGAGGAGTTTTTGCGCCGCACCTGGCAGTGGAAAGAGAAGTATGGCGGCGAGATCACCCGCCAGTTGCGGCGCCTGGGCGCCTCGTGCGACTGGTCACGCGAACGTTTCACCCTCGATGCCGGCCTCTCGCGTGCGGTGCATACCGCCTTCAAGCGCCTCTACGACGACGGGCTGATCTATCGCGGCACCTACCTGGTCAACTGGTCGCCCGCTCTCCAGACCGCCGTGAGCGACCTGGAGGTGGAGTACGAACAGCGCAATGTCTCGATCTGGTACGTGCGTTATCCGGTGCTGGACGCCGGCTGGAGCGGGCCGGGGCATCCCTGGGGGTCGGGGCGCTGGGCCGAGGGCGCTACCACCTGGATCACCGTCGCCACCACCCGCCCCGAAACCATCCTGGGCGATACCGCGGTGGCCGTGGCCCCTGACGATGAGCGCTACGCGGCCCTGGTCGGGCGTGTGGCCGTGCTGCCTGCCCTGGGCCGCCAGATCCCCATCATTGCCGACGCCTATGTGGATAAAGAGTTTGGCTCGGGCGCGGTGAAGATCACCCCGGCCCACGATAAGAACGACTACGAGGTGGCGAAGCGGCATCACCTTCCAATGATCAACATCATGAACAAAGATGCGACGATCAACGAGGAAGGCGGCCCCTACGCCGGGATGGACCGCTTCGCCGCCCGCGCGGCCCTGCTTGCCGACCTCGAGCGCGAGGGCCTGCTGGTCAAGGCCGAGCCGCACACCATGAGCGTGGGCATCAGCCAGCGCGGCGGCGAGGTGATCGAACCGCTGCTCTCCGAACAGTGGTTCGTGCGCACGCGCCCCCTGGCCGACCTGGCCCTTGCCGCCGTGCGCGAGGGTCGCACCCGGATCATCCCCGAGCACTTCGAGAAGGTCTACTTCCACTGGCTGGAAAACATCGAAGACTGGTGCATCTCTCGCCAGCTCTGGTGGGGCCACCGCATCCCCGTCTGGTACATGCCCGATGGCAGCTTCGTCGTTCCCGGCCCCGACGAGCAGCCGCCCGCCGAGGGGGTGCAGGACCCCGATGTGCTCGATACGTGGTTCAGTTCGGGCCTCTGGCCCTTCTCGACGCTGGGCTGGCCCGATGACACGCCGGACATGCGCGAGTTTTATCCCACCTCGGTGATGGAGACGGGGTACGACATCCTCTTCTTCTGGGTCGCGCGCATGATGATGATGGGCTGCTATCTCACCGGCGTGCCGCCCTTCCACACGGTCTATCTGCACGGCCTGGTGCGCGACGAGCATGGGCGCAAGATGTCGAAAAGCTACGGCAACGTGGTCAATCCCCTGGAGGTGATGGACCGCTACGGAACCGATGCGCTGCGCTACACTCTGGCGACCAGCGGCACGCCAGGCCAGGACGTGAACCTGAACCCGCAGCGCATTGAGGGGGCGCGCAATTTCGCCAACAAGCTGTGGAACATCACCCGCTTCGTCCTGGGCAAACTCGGCGAGGAGCGCGAACTGGCCTACGGCCTGCCGCCGACAGACCTCTCCCTTGCCGACCGCTGGATCCTCTCCCGCTATGGCCGGCTGGTGCGCGATGTGGACCGGCTGATGGAGGGCTACAATTTTGGCGAGGCCGGGCGACAGATCCACGACTTCCTCTGGGGCGAATTCGCCGACTGGTACGTTGAGGCGGCCAAGGTGCAACTCGAGGGCGCACCCGAGGCGCAGCGGGCGACGCGGGCCACGCTCTACACCGTGCTGGAAGGAAGCCTGCGCCTGTTGCATCCCTTTATGCCCTACGTCACCGAGGAACTCTGGCAGTACCTGGTCGGCGATGCCGCCACGGCCAGCCACTACCCCGACGCGCCGCGCTCGATCATGCTCGCCGCCTATCCGGTAAACGAACCCGCGCCGCTGGACGAGGCCGCCGAGCGGGATTGGAACCTGGTGCAAGAGTTGATCGTGGCGATCCGCAATGTGCGCAGCGAATTCAAGGTCGAAGCAGCGCGCTGGGTCACAGCGACGATTGCCGGTGGCGAGCAGGCCCCTATGCTGCGCGACCAGGCTCCGCTGATTGCGCGCCTGGGCCGGGTGCAGGCCGATGAGCTGACGATCGTTGAGCGTCTGGAGAATCGGCCCACCCAGGCGGCGTCAATCGTTATCGGCAACGTCGAATGCTACCTGCCCCTGGCCGGTCTGATTGACCTGGAGGCTGAACGCGCCCGGCTGCGCAAAGAACTCGAGGCGGCTGAGGCCGACGTGGCCCGCCGCGAAGCGAAACTTGCCAATGATGGCTTCGTCGCGCGCGCGCCAGCGCAGGTGGTGCAGCGCGAACGGGAGGGCCTGGAAGTGGCGCGCGCGACCCTCGAGAAGCTGCGCGCCCGGCTGGCTGAGTTGTGA